The Impatiens glandulifera chromosome 8, dImpGla2.1, whole genome shotgun sequence genome includes a window with the following:
- the LOC124912387 gene encoding 3-hydroxyisobutyryl-CoA hydrolase 1-like: MQVLFLGMNSKVRKMILNRPTKLNSINYKMILELLKNLKEFEEDPNVNLVMIKGNGKAFSAGADVVSLLGLGTAGHWSFAAKYYYKLLTLLHLIATYKKPLVTLVNGLAMGGGAAMSTFATFQIVTENTIFSMPEISMGLVPNVGAGYFLSRLPGYFGEYLGFTGARIDGADMIACGLATHFVHSKDLVLMESELEEVAGSSLTMNISKVNETINKYALTPSLKQDSPLKK; the protein is encoded by the exons ATGCAGGTACTGTTCTTGGGAATGAATTCTAAAGTAAGAAAGATGATATTAAACCGGCCTACTAAACTAAACAGTATCAATTATAAAATG ATTTTAGAATTATTGAAGAACTTAAAAGAATTTGAGGAAGATCCTAATGTTAACCTTGTGATGATTAAG GGAAACGGAAAAGCATTTTCAGCTGGTGCTGATGTTGTATCTCTTCTAGGATTGGGAACTGCAG GTCATTGGAGTTTTGCAGCAAAATATTACTACAAGCTTTTAACATTACTTCACTTAATCGCCACGTATAAGAAGCCCCTG GTAACCCTTGTGAATGGATTGGCAATGGGAGGAGGTGCGGCCATGTCTACATTTGCAACATTTCAAATTGTTACTGAGAATACT ATATTTTCAATGCCAGAGATATCAATGGGACTTGTTCCAAATGTGGGTGCCGGTTATTTCTTGTCTAGGCTTCCAGGTTACTTTG GTGAATACTTGGGATTTACGGGAGCTAGAATAGATGGGGCTGATATGATTGCATGCGGTCTTGCAACTCATTTTGTTCATTCCAAg GATCTTGTTCTTATGGAGAGTGAATTGGAGGAGGTAGCCGGTTCATCACTCACAATGAACATCTCAAAAGTTAATGAGACCATTAACAAATATGCTCTTACACCTTCCTTAAAACAAGACAGTCCACTCAAGAAGTGA
- the LOC124912390 gene encoding 3-hydroxyisobutyryl-CoA hydrolase-like protein 5, whose amino-acid sequence MINECFSKATVESILSSLVDISMKNEDKLILHAIRSMKYGSPTNLKIFLKLIREGRMQNLEKCFVHDYNVNLSIRFQNDATEVVILFLIYLNCYPIINVHIFKHKQGIRAMLIERDKKPQWNPSTLEEVKEETVKKCFEELEDVEFEPLVLDASRTLNDGLISTTRPKL is encoded by the exons ATGATCAACGAATGTTTTTCAAAGGCAACAGTTGAATCTATATTATCATCGTTG GTGGATATCTCTATGAAGAATGAGGATAAATTGATTCTCCATGCTATAAGATCAATGAAATATGGTTCCCCAACAAACCTAAAAATCTTCCTCAAATTG ATTAGAGAAGGGCGGATGCAAAATCTTGAAAAATGCTTTGTTCATGATTATAATGTCAATCTTTCAATAAGATTTCAAAACGACGCCACAGAGGttgtaatattgtttttaatatatttaaattgttatccAATAATTAATGTgcatatatttaaacataaacaGGGTATAAGAGCGATGTTAATCGAAAGGGATAAAAAGCCTCAG tGGAATCCCTCAACTTTAGAGGAAGTGAAGGAAGAAACagtgaaaaaatgttttgaggAGCTTGAGGATGTTGAGTTCGAGCCTCTAGTTCTAGATGCTTCTAGAACCCTCAATGATGGACTGATTTCTACTACACGCCCAAAACTATGA
- the LOC124911194 gene encoding adagio protein 1-like isoform X2 — translation MVVAEIRKCLDKGVEFQGDLLNFRKDGSPLMNKLRLTPIFGDDDIITHYIGVQFFSEANIDLGPLPGSSTKESTGSSDPFQSSLVSYKPNLDLNRGFARGSCSIMQLSDEVMSMKILSRLTPRDIASVGSVCTRFYELTRNEDLWRMVCQNAWGSETTRVLETVPGAKRLGWGRLARELTTLEAAAWRKVTVQGAVEPSRCNFSACAVGNRVVLFGGEGVNMQPMNDTFVLDLNSSKPEWQHIKVSSPPPGRWGHTLSCMNGSNLVVFGGCGTQGLLNDVFVLDLDAKQPTWREISSLAPPLPRSWHSSCTLDGTKLIVSGGCADSGVLLSDTYLLDLSMEHPIWREIPMSWTPPSRLGHTLSVYDGEKILMFGGLAKSGPLRFRSSDVFTMDLSEDEPCWRCVTGSGMPGAGNPGGIAPPPRLDHVAVSLPGGRILVFGGSVAGLHSASQLYILDPTDEKPTWRLLNVPGRPPRFAWGHSTCVVGGTRAIVLGGQTGEEWMLSDLHELSLASSVI, via the exons ATGGTTGTTGCAGAAATAAGAAAATGCCTTGATAAAGGGGTTGAATTCCAAGGAGATTTACTCAATTTTAGGAAAGACGGATCCCCACTTATGAACAAATTGCGGTTAACCCCAATATTCGGCGATGACGATATTATAACACATTATATTGGGGTACAGTTCTTCTCCGAAGCCAATATTGACTTGGGTCCACTGCCGGGATCTTCTACTAAAGAATCTACAGGATCCTCTGATCCTTTCCAATCATCTCTTGTTTCGTATAAACCAAATTTAGATCTAAACCGAGGCTTTGCTCGTGGATCTTGCAGTATCATGCAGTTGAGCGATGAAGTTATGTCTATGAAAATTCTATCCCGGTTGACTCCACGAGATATAGCATCTGTTGGCTCTGTCTGTACACGTTTCTATGAGCTAACACGAAATGAGGATCTATGGAGAATGGTTTGTCAAAACGCTTGGGGAAGTGAAACTACTCGCGTTCTAGAAACAGTGCCTGGAGCAAAACGACTCGGGTGGGGTCGACTTGCTAGGGAACTCACCACTCTTGAAGCCGCAGCTTGGAGAAAG GTGACTGTCCAAGGTGCTGTGGAACCTTCTCGATGCAATTTTAGTGCATGTGCGGTTGGAAACAGGGTTGTTCTTTTTGGCGGAGAAGGAGTTAATATGCAACCAATGAACGATACTTTCGTATTGGACTTGAATTCAAGCAAACCAGAATGGCAACATATTAAAGTAAGCTCTCCTCCTCCCGGCCGATGGGGCCATACTCTATCGTGCATGAATGGTTCCAATCTAGTTGTATTTGGAGGCTGCGGGACCCAAGGTTTACTTAATGACGTTTTCGTTTTGGATTTGGACGCAAAGCAACCGACTTGGCGAGAAATCTCGAGCTTGGCTCCTCCGCTACCGAGATCATGGCACAGCTCATGCACACTGGACGGTACAAAGCTAATAGTCTCCGGTGGTTGTGCTGATTCCGGGGTTCTCCTCAGCGACACCTATCTACTCGACCTATCAATGGAGCACCCTATTTGGAGAGAAATCCCGATGTCGTGGACACCTCCTTCGCGTTTAGGTCACACGCTCTCCGTTTACGACGGAGAGAAGATTTTGATGTTCGGAGGCCTCGCCAAGAGTGGGCCCCTCCGGTTTCGCTCAAGCGATGTGTTCACGATGGATCTTAGCGAGGATGAACCGTGTTGGAGATGTGTGACCGGAAGTGGAATGCCAGGGGCTGGTAATCCCGGGGGTATAGCGCCTCCCCCAAGGCTCGATCATGTTGCGGTTAGCCTCCCGGGtggtagaatacttgtttttgGTGGGTCGGTGGCGGGTCTTCATTCCGCATCGCAACTTTATATTCTTGACCCGACCGATGAAAAACCCACATGGAGGTTATTAAACGTACCGGGTAGGCCACCTCGATTCGCGTGGGGacatagcacttgtgttgttgGAGGAACAAGGGCGATTGTGCTCGGTGGTCAAACCGGGGAGGAATGGATGCTGAGTGATCTACATGAGCTGTCACTAGCTAGTTCGGTTATTTGA
- the LOC124911194 gene encoding adagio protein 1-like isoform X1: MEWDSNSDLSGDEEEGGFLLNDGGPFPFPIDSLLQPAPCGFVVTDALEPDRPVIYVNSVFEMVTGYRAEEVLGRNCRFLQCRGPFAKRRHPLVDSMVVAEIRKCLDKGVEFQGDLLNFRKDGSPLMNKLRLTPIFGDDDIITHYIGVQFFSEANIDLGPLPGSSTKESTGSSDPFQSSLVSYKPNLDLNRGFARGSCSIMQLSDEVMSMKILSRLTPRDIASVGSVCTRFYELTRNEDLWRMVCQNAWGSETTRVLETVPGAKRLGWGRLARELTTLEAAAWRKVTVQGAVEPSRCNFSACAVGNRVVLFGGEGVNMQPMNDTFVLDLNSSKPEWQHIKVSSPPPGRWGHTLSCMNGSNLVVFGGCGTQGLLNDVFVLDLDAKQPTWREISSLAPPLPRSWHSSCTLDGTKLIVSGGCADSGVLLSDTYLLDLSMEHPIWREIPMSWTPPSRLGHTLSVYDGEKILMFGGLAKSGPLRFRSSDVFTMDLSEDEPCWRCVTGSGMPGAGNPGGIAPPPRLDHVAVSLPGGRILVFGGSVAGLHSASQLYILDPTDEKPTWRLLNVPGRPPRFAWGHSTCVVGGTRAIVLGGQTGEEWMLSDLHELSLASSVI, from the exons ATGGAGTGGGACAGCAATTCTGATCTGAGCGGCGACGAGGAGGAGGGAGGGTTTCTTTTGAACGATGGAGGGCCCTTTCCTTTCCCAATCGACAGTTTACTTCAACCGGCGCCTTGTGGCTTCGTTGTCACAGACGCTTTGGAGCCTGACCGTCCCGTAATTTATGTCAATTCCGTGTTCGAGATGGTTACTGGTTATCGTGCTGAAGAGGTCCTCGGTCGGAACTG TCGTTTTTTGCAATGCAGAGGTCCATTTGCAAAGAGAAGGCATCCACTTGTGGACTCAATGGTTGTTGCAGAAATAAGAAAATGCCTTGATAAAGGGGTTGAATTCCAAGGAGATTTACTCAATTTTAGGAAAGACGGATCCCCACTTATGAACAAATTGCGGTTAACCCCAATATTCGGCGATGACGATATTATAACACATTATATTGGGGTACAGTTCTTCTCCGAAGCCAATATTGACTTGGGTCCACTGCCGGGATCTTCTACTAAAGAATCTACAGGATCCTCTGATCCTTTCCAATCATCTCTTGTTTCGTATAAACCAAATTTAGATCTAAACCGAGGCTTTGCTCGTGGATCTTGCAGTATCATGCAGTTGAGCGATGAAGTTATGTCTATGAAAATTCTATCCCGGTTGACTCCACGAGATATAGCATCTGTTGGCTCTGTCTGTACACGTTTCTATGAGCTAACACGAAATGAGGATCTATGGAGAATGGTTTGTCAAAACGCTTGGGGAAGTGAAACTACTCGCGTTCTAGAAACAGTGCCTGGAGCAAAACGACTCGGGTGGGGTCGACTTGCTAGGGAACTCACCACTCTTGAAGCCGCAGCTTGGAGAAAG GTGACTGTCCAAGGTGCTGTGGAACCTTCTCGATGCAATTTTAGTGCATGTGCGGTTGGAAACAGGGTTGTTCTTTTTGGCGGAGAAGGAGTTAATATGCAACCAATGAACGATACTTTCGTATTGGACTTGAATTCAAGCAAACCAGAATGGCAACATATTAAAGTAAGCTCTCCTCCTCCCGGCCGATGGGGCCATACTCTATCGTGCATGAATGGTTCCAATCTAGTTGTATTTGGAGGCTGCGGGACCCAAGGTTTACTTAATGACGTTTTCGTTTTGGATTTGGACGCAAAGCAACCGACTTGGCGAGAAATCTCGAGCTTGGCTCCTCCGCTACCGAGATCATGGCACAGCTCATGCACACTGGACGGTACAAAGCTAATAGTCTCCGGTGGTTGTGCTGATTCCGGGGTTCTCCTCAGCGACACCTATCTACTCGACCTATCAATGGAGCACCCTATTTGGAGAGAAATCCCGATGTCGTGGACACCTCCTTCGCGTTTAGGTCACACGCTCTCCGTTTACGACGGAGAGAAGATTTTGATGTTCGGAGGCCTCGCCAAGAGTGGGCCCCTCCGGTTTCGCTCAAGCGATGTGTTCACGATGGATCTTAGCGAGGATGAACCGTGTTGGAGATGTGTGACCGGAAGTGGAATGCCAGGGGCTGGTAATCCCGGGGGTATAGCGCCTCCCCCAAGGCTCGATCATGTTGCGGTTAGCCTCCCGGGtggtagaatacttgtttttgGTGGGTCGGTGGCGGGTCTTCATTCCGCATCGCAACTTTATATTCTTGACCCGACCGATGAAAAACCCACATGGAGGTTATTAAACGTACCGGGTAGGCCACCTCGATTCGCGTGGGGacatagcacttgtgttgttgGAGGAACAAGGGCGATTGTGCTCGGTGGTCAAACCGGGGAGGAATGGATGCTGAGTGATCTACATGAGCTGTCACTAGCTAGTTCGGTTATTTGA